The proteins below come from a single Acidobacteriota bacterium genomic window:
- a CDS encoding RNA polymerase sigma factor, with translation MNSRSTESILADPLAAEEKEAARVPMTEEGFTPFYQRTVRQLSAYVRRVSGNPSLAEDLVQESYLRLLSARAPWDQGEDACRRYLFRIATNLLRDHWRRPVGRPLGEVPERALPAVDPPPVENPDYGNLGAALLSLRPVERQLLWLAHAEGMSHREIAAVTGFGTARIRLALYRSRHKLARALRREMMIREVRR, from the coding sequence ATGAACAGCCGATCCACGGAATCGATCCTGGCCGACCCCCTTGCCGCCGAGGAAAAGGAAGCGGCGCGAGTGCCGATGACGGAAGAGGGCTTCACCCCCTTTTACCAGCGGACGGTGCGGCAGCTGTCCGCTTACGTCCGACGGGTGTCGGGCAACCCCTCCCTGGCCGAGGACCTGGTCCAGGAGAGCTACCTGCGCTTGCTCTCGGCCCGTGCCCCCTGGGACCAGGGGGAGGACGCCTGCCGCCGCTACCTGTTCCGGATCGCCACCAACCTCCTGCGCGACCATTGGCGCCGTCCTGTGGGGAGACCGCTCGGGGAGGTGCCGGAACGGGCGCTCCCCGCCGTCGACCCTCCGCCCGTCGAGAATCCGGATTACGGGAACCTCGGCGCCGCCCTGCTCTCGCTCAGGCCCGTGGAGCGCCAACTCCTCTGGCTCGCCCACGCCGAGGGGATGTCGCACCGGGAGATCGCGGCGGTCACGGGTTTCGGGACGGCCCGCATCCGGTTGGCCCTCTACCGCTCGCGCCACAAGCTCGCCCGGGCGCTGCGCCGAGAGATGATGATAAGGGAGGTACGGAGATGA